One stretch of Epinephelus lanceolatus isolate andai-2023 chromosome 15, ASM4190304v1, whole genome shotgun sequence DNA includes these proteins:
- the LOC117266791 gene encoding transmembrane protein 151B, which translates to MLSSDLDSAEDTAASAPNDAEGEEQEEEEEEEEEEDSPAESDVLEEQRPVNQSLGACVCRESHWRCLLLSLLMYSCLGVVAWCQLTQVTKISFNTALTSSFTASFTSSLRGASGMGVGGHSMIYHDSPCSDGYIYIPLAFLLMLYVLYMVECWHCRARSELQSKADVDSVYERVLRMKQAQPCIWWKAISYHFVRRTRQVTRYRNGDAYTTTQVYHERVNTHVAEGEFDYSHCGMKDVSRDLRGLEGHPATRLRFTKCFSFTEAGPENDYLNQRARFFSEIEGLDDYMEAREGMQLKNVDFRENLIAYVDPDRMPWYSSQVAFWLAALLMLSWPLRVLIEYRTAYVHYRIEKLFGLEYSHSSPSPLNEDRPLGNNTGCVIPRVDTLDSTEMEWHIRCNRQLIPSYSEAMLINMSTADSNSLRDTDCTSSSNCFLLDSSQTAQSYGALQSQEDCEQCGEPNGRGDAGGRRRTITSSSCSSIFSYQGALLHSHLSSDTSRFSLCRMYGSHRTVALWRSRSSNLTDPCCVDEQCCRSDSSQLALSDSPPTYRDARFFPVLIVHRAEGCGGEDGREVRRYYIRRGSSCVETAL; encoded by the coding sequence cagCGTCCGGTGAACCAGTCTCTGGGTGCTTGTGTCTGCCGGGAGTCCCATTGGCGCtgcctgctgctctctctgctcaTGTACAGCTGCCTGGGCGTGGTGGCCTGGTGTCAGCTGACCCAGGTCACCAAAATCAGCTTCAACACCGCCCTCACCTCATCCTTCACCGCCTCCTTCACTTCCTCCCTGCGGGGGGCCTCCGGGATGGGCGTTGGGGGACACTCAATGATCTACCACGACAGCCCCTGCTCTGATGGCTACATCTACATCCCTCTGGCCTTCCTGCTCATGCTCTACGTCCTATACATGGTGGAGTGCTGGCACTGCAGAGCCAGGAGCGAGCTGCAGAGTAAAGCAGACGTGGACAGCGTGTATGAGCGCGTGCTGCGGATGAAACAGGCCCAACCTTGCATATGGTGGAAGGCTATCAGCTACCACTTTGTAAGACGGACCCGGCAGGTCACTCGATACCGCAACGGGGACGCCTACACCACCACGCAGGTGTACCATGAGAGAGTGAACACCCATGTGGCTGAGGGCGAGTTCGACTACAGCCACTGTGGGATGAAAGATGTGTCACGTGACCTCAGGGGCTTAGAGGGACATCCGGCGACTCGGCTGCGCTTCACCAAATGCTTCAGCTTCACAGAGGCCGGACCAGAAAACGACTACCTCAACCAGAGAGCCAGGTTCTTCTCTGAAATTGAGGGTTTGGACGACTACATGGAGGCCAGGGAGGGGATGCAGCTGAAGAATGTGGACTTCAGAGAAAACCTGATAGCCTACGTGGACCCAGATAGGATGCCTTGGTACAGTTCCCAGGTGGCCTTCTGGCTGGCAGCTCTGCTGATGTTGTCCTGGCCTCTGAGAGTGCTGATAGAGTACCGCACTGCTTATGTGCACTACCGCATAGAGAAACTATTTGGGTTAGAGTACAGCCACAGCAGCCCCTCTCCTCTTAATGAAGACAGGCCTTTGGGTAACAACACTGGCTGCGTTATCCCAAGAGTAGACACACTGGACAGCACCGAGATGGAGTGGCACATACGCTGTAACCGTCAGCTGATCCCCAGCTACTCAGAGGCCATGCTGATAAACATGAGCACAGCAGACTCAAACTCATTACGAGACACTGACTGCACCTCGTCCTCAAACTGCTTCCTCCTGGACAGCAGCCAGACTGCTCAGAGTTACGGCGCCCTGCAAAGCCAGGAGGACTGCGAGCAATGCGGGGAGCCAAACGGACGAGGCGAtgcaggaggcaggaggaggaccATCACCAGCTCCAGCTgctcctccatcttctcctaCCAGGGAGCGCTGCTCCACTCGCACCTCTCCTCGGACACATCCCGCTTCTCCCTCTGCCGCATGTACGGCTCCCATCGCACCGTGGCCCTGTGGAGGAGCCGCAGCAGCAACCTGACTGACCCCTGCTGCGTGGACGAGCAGTGCTGCCGGTCGGACTCCAGCCAGCTGGCACTCAGCGACAGTCCACCGACTTATAGGGATGCTCGGTTCTTTCCTGTGCTGATTGTGCATCGGGCTGAGGGGTGTGGGGGTGAAGACGGGAGAGAAGTGAGACGGTATTACATACGGAGAGGGTCGTCCTGTGTGGAGACGGCTCTGTGA
- the lrr1 gene encoding leucine-rich repeat protein 1, which translates to MKLQCDVEVVNRLLPTFGMKSRGKGTRAVLSIGKHLDKTSQRCNIYMMICTAKDRAGSKYKLKDNIEKFFTWFVEEGKATVRLKEPAVDICLSKADANSLKNFLSAARLADRGSDASSLPLSTLTPVRAKDVEQPKKKLTIVSKKDYPLTSNFPYSLEQLQVSYCKLSRVDMRMLSLKALRKLDLSNNHIKKLPATIGDLSCLSELILHNNHLEAFSQALCLSTLQRTLQLLDLSQNRLQSLPAQFCQLRELVNLKLDDNELVCLPFHIGRLSKLRFLSAAHNQLAVLPSDFRKLSLENLDLFGNPFIQPNPFDHTMKLTFPLPLQEIASRAVANLRLPYGPHLLPAHLCRDLEVAKTCDCGHVCINFYIKTAVSMNLHQVSHTVVLVDDMGGTDAPVQRHFCSLSCYSEFLDNSLQRGIR; encoded by the exons ATGAAGCTGCAGTGTGATGTCGAGGTGGTGAATCGGTTGCTGCCCACGTTTGGGATGAAAAGTCGAGGCAAAGGGACGAGAGCTGTGCTGTCCATCGGGAAGCATTTGGACAAGACGAGTCAACGGTGTAACATCTACATGATGATCTGCACAGCTAAAGACAGAGCAGGCTCAAAGTACAAG CTGAAAGACAACATAGAGAAGTTCTTCACTTGGTTTGTGGAGGAGGGCAAGGCCACTGTGAGATTAAAGGAACCCGCTGTTGACATTTGCTTGAGCAAG GCTGATGCAAACAGCTTGAAGAACTTCCTCTCAGCCGCTCGTTTGGCAGACAGAGGAAGTGACGCGAGCAGCCTTCCTCTCTCCACGCTGACTCCTGTTCGCGCCAAAGACGTAGAGCAACCCAAGAAGAAGCTCACCATCGTCTCCAAGAAGGACTACCCCCTCACCTCCAACTTCCCTTACTCTCTGGAGCAGCTGCAGGTCTCCTACTGCAAACTGTCACGGGTGGACATGCGGATGCTGTCCCTTAAAG CTCTCCGCAAGCTAGACCTCAGTAACAATCACATCAAGAAACTCCCTGCCACCATTGGTGACCTCAGCTGCCTCTCTGAGCTCATCCTCCACAATAACCACCTAGAAGCCTTCAGCCAGGCCCTGTGCCTGTCCACCCTGCAGCGCACGCTCCAGCTGCTGGACCTCAGCCAGAACCGACTGCAGTCCCTCCCCGCTCAGTTTTGCCAGCTCAGAGAACTAGTGAACCTCAAACTGGATGACAATGAGCTCGTCTGTTTGCCCTTCCACATTGGCCGGCTCTCAAAGTTGAGGTTCCTGTCAGCGGCGCATAACCAGCTAGCGGTGTTGCCCAGTGACTTCCGTAAGCTGAGTCTGGAGAACCTGGACCTGTTTGGGAATCCGTTTATCCAACCTAACCCTTTTGACCACACAATGAAACTTACATTCCCCCTTCCGCTTCAAGAGATAGCTTCCAGAGCTGTGGCCAACCTCAG GTTACCATACGGACCTCACCTCCTCCCTGCCCACTTGTGTCGCGACCTCGAAGTAGCCAAGACCTGCGACTGCGGGCATGTCTGCATCAATTTCTACATCAAGACAGCGGTCAGCATGAACCTGCACCAAGTCTCTCACACAGTAGTCCTGGTGGACGACATGGGGGGCACGGATGCTCCGGTGCAGCGGCACTTCTGCTCCCTCTCCTGCTACTCTGAATTTTTAGACAACTCCCTCCAGAGAGGGATCAGATGA
- the dnaaf2 gene encoding protein kintoun, protein MAAGDKMKELNMSADEMDRLKKAFKDEKFRDMLQDYAQELSDPENKRRYEEEIKLLEQERGNTIEFIHPEPFKALRTSVNGKQKCFINICSSEKVGKPECKWGESEEGRRGQCWSLPHSLHPGRQDTDPKGNKITIYDVIFHPDTLHIAGKNKRFMDMVDSTATQGIQDAFKVTLDKNNMRQMRTKYKGNPQPCVIRKPIPGYKAREPSEELDPLAFPYPDEKRPPMSLQTKPTESPATKNSSDTPTPKSSSIQPHTAKEPTKPNYTVKYRSFVDLQDFRCSRDSAQSPRPKEIVVTIDLPLLKAATDASLEVKEKWLLLESKKPAYRLELPLAYPVDEDKGEAKFNKQRGQLTVTLPVLPSNDAFDFAVGPARAGVRDDGIQEEKSEEEEEEQRDVEVDLRQQTEVEESEEEGASGQEKGEEKMGEGVAEEERVGENETWIKQKREGENNEDDKSGVEEEEEEEEEEETWKKQKTKGQEGVEEDSEVEVEKLKEQEQDNEKEDGNCNLQKRQQHSTFKDSGVKSLNCDTNDIPAEEDDDSRLVSSPETERQPVVITAEHSSLGIEGDSWLESAPKMKSADVKKEHEKTRESAHGKEKVETGAAFLQHISSEESQTSVAADTHSQHIKDCCVPQESSKMPAPVVDNKSSSSEELAMVSVKPEEREDVDEDDLPMEQIFHTTEHDNKPPLVLLREVDKDGNVQIISDHSTSAGFTFQNCLMYELD, encoded by the exons ATGGCGGCTGGAGATAAGATGAAAGAACTAAACATGTCAGCGGATGAAATGGACAGACTGAAAAAAGCTTTCAAAGACGAGAAATTCAGGGACATGCTGCAGGATTACGCACAAGAGCTGTCAGACCCTGAGAATAAGAGAAGATATGAAGAGGAGATCAAACTTTTGGAGCAGGAGAGAGGAAACACTATTGAATTCATCCACCCGGAACCATTCAAGGCTCTCAGGACGAGTGTTAACGGCAAGCAGAAGTGTTTCATCAATATCTGCTCCAGTGAAAAGGTTGGGAAGCCTGAGTGTAAATGGGGGGAGTCTGAGGAAGGCCGCAGGGGACAGTGCTGGTCCCTGCCTCACAGTCTGCACCCAGGGAGACAGGACACAGATCCAAAGGGGAACAAGATCACCATCTATGACGTCATTTTCCACCCTGACACTCTCCACATTGCAGGCAAAAACAAGAGATTCATGGACATGGTGGACAGCACTGCCACTCAGGGAATCCAGGATGCTTTTAAAGTGACTCTGGATAAAAACAACATGAGGCAGATGCGTACAAAATACAAAGGCAACCCACAGCCTTGTGTCATCCGAAAACCAATACCTGGATATAAAGCCAGGGAGCCCTCAGAGGAGTTGGACCCTCTTGCATTCCCATACCCAGATGAAAAAAGACCTCCCATGTCCCTGCAAACCAAGCCCACAGAGTCACCTGCAACTAAAAACAGCAGTGATACACCTACACCTAAAAGCTCCAGCATCCAGCCCCACACAGCCAAAGAACCTACCAAGCCAAACTACACGGTGAAGTATCGATCATTTGTGGATCTACAAGACTTCAGGTGTTCTAGAGACTCTGCCCAAAGCCCCAGGCCCAAGGAGATAGTGGTTACCATCGACCTGCCACTTCTGAAGGCGGCCACAGACGCCAGCCTGGAGGTGAAAGAGAAATGGCTGCTGCTGGAGTCCAAGAAACCGGCCTACAGACTGGAGCTGCCCTTAGCCTACCCTGTGGATGAAGATAAAGGAGAGGCTAAGTTCAACAAGCAGAGAGGACAGCTCACAGTCACGCTGCCTGTTCTTCCTTCTAATGACGCTTTTGATTTTGCTGTAGGGCCTGCTCGGGCTGGTGTTAGGGATGATGGGATACAGGAGGAgaagagtgaggaggaggaggaggagcaaagAGACGTTGAGGTGGATTTGAGGCAGCAGACAGAGGTAGAGGAAAGTGAAGAAGAGGGCGCAAGTGGTcaggagaaaggagaggagaagatgGGGGAAGGCGTAGCAGAGGAAGAGCGAGTCGGTGAGAATGAAACATGGATTAAGCAGAAGAGGGAAGGAGAAAACAATGAAGACGATAAAAgcggtgtggaggaggaggaggaggaggaggaggaggaggaaacgtGGAAGAAGCAGAAAACAAAAGGCCAGGAGGGTGTGGAGGAGGACAGTGAAGTGGAGGTGGAGAAACTGAAAGAACAGGAGCAGGACAATGAAAAAGAAGATGGAAATTGTAACCTGCAGAAAAGGCAGCAACATTCAACATTCAAGGATTCTGGCGTAAAAAGTTTAAACTGTGATACTAATGATATTCCTGCTGAAGAAGATGATGATAGCAGGCTTGTGTCTTCACCTGAAACAGAGAGACAGCCTGTTGTAATCACAGCTGAACATTCAAGCTTAGGAATTGAGGGAGACTCTTGGTTGGAGTCAGCACCCAAAATGAAGAGTGCAGACGTCAAAAAGGAGCATGAGAAGACAAGAGAGAGTGCACATGGAAAGGAGAAG GTAGAAACAGGTGCTGCATTTCTACAACACATATCCAGTGAGGAATCCCAAACTTCCGTAGCAGCCGACACTCACAGCCAGCACATTAAGGACTGCTGCGTTCCCCAGGAGTCCAGCAAGATGCCTGCACCAGTTGTAGATAACAAGTCAAGCAGCTCTGAGGAGCTCGCCATGGTCTCAGTGAAGCCGGAGGAGAGGGAGGACGTCGATGAAGACGACCTGCCGATGGAGCAAATCTTCCACACTACAGAGCACGACAACAAGCCGCCTCTTGTGCTGTTGAGGGAAGTAGATAAAGATGGAAACGTACAGATCATCAGTGATCACTCCACCTCAGCTGGGTTCACCTTCCAAAACTGCCTGATGTATGAGCTGGACTGA